GCATGCCGGAGTGGCGCGATGACATGAAGAATCTGCTGAAAAAGTTTGCGGCGCCGATCAGCACATTTGCTTCCTGTTCACCGACACGCAGGTCAAGGAGGAGGGCTTCCTGGAGGACATAAACAATCTGCTCAACTCGGGTGAAATTCCCAACCTCTTCACCAACGAACGAATGCGCCAGATGGACCGGCAGAAGGAGAAAAGTCAGCAAACCGACGGCAGCATCGTGGCGCTCTTCAATCTGTTCGTCACGGTAAGGTGTGGCCTCTGGCCAGTGGTGGACGAAGCTAATCTTCTGCTTACCCAATCACTTGCAGATCATCCGCGATCAACTCCACATCGTGTTGTCCATGTCACCGATTGGCAGCGC
The Anopheles bellator unplaced genomic scaffold, idAnoBellAS_SP24_06.2 scaffold00691_ctg1, whole genome shotgun sequence genome window above contains:
- the LOC131214356 gene encoding dynein axonemal heavy chain 7-like; this translates as VKEEGFLEDINNLLNSGEIPNLFTNERMRQMDRQKEKSQQTDGSIVALFNLFVTIIRDQLHIVLSMSPIGSAFRNRVRNAPM